The nucleotide sequence GCAGCGCCGCGACCTGTGCGGGCGTTAAGGCCAGGTCGCGGGAGAGGCGCCGGCTCGCTTCGCGGCCCGAGGGCAGGACAAAGAGGCGCACCAGCACTGGGCTTTGTGGCCAGGGATCGGCGGAAAGGGACGCGGCCTGCACGCCGGGGGGCAAGAGCAGCAGGGCGAGAACCAGGAGGAGAGGATTCATCTCCCCAGGGTACGCCCCAGCCAGCTGAGGCGGCGGTCAGGGACGGCTCACCCGCCTCCCACGCGGGCAGAAGGAGCTTAAGGGCACATTTAGTTCCGTCTACCACAGCGTTTTCTGAGTCTGACTATCAGTGACCGGTCAGCTTCGGTCCGTACGCTGGCGACCATCACAAGGAGGCAGGACATGCGGAAAACTCCCGGTAGTCACCTCAAAGGCCTGCTGGCTGTGACGGCCCTGCTCGGTCTGAGCGCGGCCACCGCCGCCGGACCAGGCAGGATCAGCGCGCAGAGCATCATCGTGAACCCGGTGCAGACCGGTTTGGACGTGCAGGTGTGGGTGAACAAGGACGCCAGCGGCCGCGGCAACCCGGTCTACCGCAGGGGCGAAAGCATCCGCATCGGCGTTCAGACGAACGCTGACGCCTACGTGTACCTCTTCAACGTGAACGCGAACGGCGCTGTCGACCTGTTTTTCCCCAACCGCTACGAGGAGAGCAACTTCGTGCCGGGGGGCGTGACCCGAGTCTTCCCGGCGCAGGGCGCGAGGTACACGCTGACTGTGGGCGGCCCGAACGGCCAAGACCGACTTCTTGCCCTGGCGAGCACGCAGCCGCTGAATCTGAACGACATCGCCCGCTTCGTGGAGGAGGAAGGCTTCGCGCAGGTGCGCGTGCAGGGGCCGGAGAACCTAGCCCAGGCGCTGAACACCGCCCTGACCCCCCTGCCGCAAGACGGCTGGGTAACGGACGTGGTGACGTTCCGGGTGGGCCAGGTGGGAAACAAGCCGGGCGCCACCGGCACCGTCACCACGGCGCCCACCCCGCCCGCCCCGCTTCCGCCCGCTCCCGAGCAGCCCGTGACACGCATTCAGCCCGGCGAGAAGGCGGACGGCTCTTTCGACCAGGCGATGGTGGAGGCGTATGGCCGCCTAAAGGGACCGGAATCCCTGGGTGAGGCCACAAGCTACGCTGCGCCCTGGGGCGACGGCCTGTGGCAGAAGTTCCGGGGGGTCGCGGCCTACGGGGACGCGGTGCTGCTGCACGCGAACGGCTCCAGCCGTGCCTACGCTGTCCACGGCCGCATCCTCGAACGCTACCTGGCCCTCGCCCGCGCCGAAAACGGCGGCACTCGTCCTCCCAGTCGGTTGGGCTGGGCAGCGGGCGACGAAAAGGTCATCCCCCGCAACCTGTACGGCACCAGCGGTCTCTACGGCTTCTTCCAGAACGGCGCGCTCTACAGCACCGAGAAGTACGGCACCTTTTGGCTGCAAGGGAACGTTCTCCGGACGTACCAGGGCCTGGGCGGCAGCGGCTCCTTCCTGGGCTTTCCCACACGCGACCAGTACCTGCTGAACGGGGCCTGGGCCGCCGACTTCGAAGGCGGCAGCCTCCGCACCGTGAACGGCGTGGTCAAGGTGTACCGCAAGTGACGCTCTTTCGCTGACCCTCCGCGCTGGAGGTGACTGGCTCGGCCCCACCTCCGGCCTGACTTCTCCCGCGCCCTGCGCCGCAGCAGGCCGGGTTTCAATCGGCGCGCGGCCGGGCGGTGAGCCCCGCCCCCCGCGCACGGCCCTTCGCCCCCCAGTTCCCCAGGTGTTCCAGCAGAACAGCGCCCCCAGCCGGGAGTGGCGGGGGCGCTGTTCTGGGCCCGTCAGCTCAACTTTGCCTTGAATTCCTCGTAGCCGAAGGTCTTGACCCGCTCGTACCGGCCGTCTTCGTGCAGAATGCCGATCTCCGGATGCTTGACGCCGTTGAAAAAGGTTGTCTTGACCATCGTGTAATGAATCATGTCGTCAAAGACCACTCGGTCCCCCACGTCCAGGGGATGGTCAAAGACGTATTCGCCCACCACGTCCCCGGCCAGGCAGGTCGTGCCGCCGATGAGATAGGGGTGGTCGCCGGGTGCGTAGTCGTTGGCCTCCCGGTGCGTTTCCTGCCCTTCGCCGGGGTCGCGCGCGCCCAGGATGCGGGGGCGGTAGGGCATCTCCAGCACGTCAGGCATGTGGGCACTCACCGACACGTCCAGAATGGCGATGTCCTTGACGTTGTGCACCACGTCGAGCACGCTGCTGACCAGCCAGCCGGTCTGCCAGCCGAAGGCGCTGCCGGGTTCGAGGATCACGTGCACGCCCCATTTCTCGCGAAAGGCGCGCACCACGCGGATCAGGCGGGCAAGGTCGTACCCTTCGCGGGTCATC is from Deinococcus sp. YIM 77859 and encodes:
- a CDS encoding DUF4384 domain-containing protein, which translates into the protein MRKTPGSHLKGLLAVTALLGLSAATAAGPGRISAQSIIVNPVQTGLDVQVWVNKDASGRGNPVYRRGESIRIGVQTNADAYVYLFNVNANGAVDLFFPNRYEESNFVPGGVTRVFPAQGARYTLTVGGPNGQDRLLALASTQPLNLNDIARFVEEEGFAQVRVQGPENLAQALNTALTPLPQDGWVTDVVTFRVGQVGNKPGATGTVTTAPTPPAPLPPAPEQPVTRIQPGEKADGSFDQAMVEAYGRLKGPESLGEATSYAAPWGDGLWQKFRGVAAYGDAVLLHANGSSRAYAVHGRILERYLALARAENGGTRPPSRLGWAAGDEKVIPRNLYGTSGLYGFFQNGALYSTEKYGTFWLQGNVLRTYQGLGGSGSFLGFPTRDQYLLNGAWAADFEGGSLRTVNGVVKVYRK